Proteins from one Mus caroli chromosome 3, CAROLI_EIJ_v1.1, whole genome shotgun sequence genomic window:
- the C2cd4d gene encoding C2 calcium-dependent domain-containing protein 4D gives MWLLEKAGYRVRTAEAGALQAHPSLVPKRQARGSPSRCNPNVLTPDRIPQFFIPPRLRDPKGAEGRVDRNPGGRNLPVACSLPHLAGREGWAFLPESPHTRRRESLFHGPRGLAAGLAPAQSRLHVSAPDLRLCRAPDSDTASSPDSSPCGSPHTPRPQSLSPDEASSADTSPYAPRRAPPLFHLDFLCCQLRPIKDSVLRLGPRGGQLRLSTEYQAGPGRLRLRLVSAEGLPRPRTRPGSGGGGCCVVLRLQPRVRPGAQRSRVVQGSCNPIFNEDFFFEGLRPPDLAVRSLRAKVLDRGAGLRRDVLLGECETPLIALLPPLAGGLGPGSSLAPTHLSL, from the coding sequence ATGTGGCTCTTGGAGAAAGCCGGTTATAGGGTACGGACCGCAGAGGCCGGGGCGCTGCAGGCGCACCCCAGCCTGGTTCCCAAGCGCCAGGCCCGGGGCTCGCCCTCGCGCTGCAACCCTAACGTCCTCACCCCCGACCGCATCCCACAGTTCTTCATACCGCCTCGGCTCCGGGACCCAAAAGGCGCCGAGGGCAGGGTGGACCGCAACCCGGGCGGCCGGAACCTCCCGGTGGCCTGCTCGCTGCCGCACCTGGCGGGCCGCGAGGGCTGGGCCTTCCTGCCCGAGAGCCCGCACACGCGTCGCCGCGAGTCCTTGTTCCACGGGCCGCGCGGCCTGGCTGCAGGCCTGGCCCCGGCGCAGTCACGGCTGCACGTCTCGGCCCCTGACCTCCGCCTCTGCCGGGCCCCAGACAGCGACACGGCCTCGTCGCCGGACTCCTCGCCCTGCGGCTCCCCGCACACACCCAGGCCGCAGTCCCTGTCCCCCGACGAGGCCAGCTCGGCGGACACTAGTCCGTACGCGCCGCGCCGTGCGCCGCCGCTCTTCCACCTGGACTTCCTCTGCTGCCAACTGCGGCCGATCAAGGACAGCGTGCTGCGCCTAGGGCCCCGCGGCGGGCAGCTGCGCCTGTCCACCGAGTACCAGGCGGGGCCCGGGAGGCTGCGGCTGCGCCTGGTGAGCGCCGAGGGGTTGCCTCGGCCGCGGACCCGCCCCGGGAGCGGTGGCGGCGGCTGCTGCGTGGTGCTGCGGCTGCAGCCGCGCGTTAGGCCGGGAGCTCAGCGGAGCCGGGTGGTCCAGGGCAGCTGCAACCCTATCTTCAACGAAGACTTCTTCTTCGAGGGGCTGCGCCCTCCGGATCTGGCCGTCCGCAGTCTGAGGGCCAAGGTGCTGGACAGGGGCGCGGGGCTGCGCAGGGACGTGCTGCTGGGGGAATGTGAGACGCCCCTCATCGCCCTGCTGCCCCCACTGGCTGGAGGTCTAGGTCCTGGGTCCTCCCTGGCACCTACTCATCTCAGCCTGTAG